In the Flavobacterium sp. 90 genome, ATTTAGTATATTATATCTAAATAAAAACACACCATAAAAACAAAATAACATGGGCAAAAAGAAAATATTTTTTATTCTTGCATCCCTTTTTATACTGCAAAATTGCTGGTCTCAAAAGAGTTTTCCAAACTTAGAATCCGCCAAAAACAGTATCAATTACAAAGGAAACCCAACAAATGCAACCGACAGGAAATCATTGGCATTTTCAGATAAAGGCGCATGGTTTGCCTTCGGATTTTTAGAACAATCAGAAGTTCAGGCAGGATTTTCGGGACCATTTTTAATGACAGAACAAAACGGCGTTTGGTTAAGTCCATCGTTTGTTTCGCTAAAGCTAAAGAATGAAAACCAACAAGAAGCCATCAACTGGAAAAGTGCATTAGTTGCTCAAAACAGCTACAACAGCCATTTAGAGCAAGAATTTAAAAATGAAAAACTAACGGTAAAACAACAATTAGTTTTTTTATCAGGACATTCGGTATTACAAAAAACAAGCATTACCAATACATCAGGAAAGACGATAACATTATTTCCTTCGTATGAATCGAATATTTTTCTGGATGATTTACAATTATCGAAAGAAGGAAATGCATTAAAAATCGTTTCCACGAAAAGTACAGCGACCGGTTATATTCAGTTTTTGAAAAGTAATCCCGAATTTGAAATTTCAAAACAAGGATATAAAGCACAAACAGAAAAACTGGTTTTAAAACCAAACGAAACCAAAGAAATTGTAGTTGCACAAACGTTTATTTTTGCTCAGTATTCGTGGAAAAACGAAAATGAAACAATTGCAAAAACAGCATTTAATACGCTATTAAACAACACACAAAAAGAAAAAGAAAAGCAATTGGCACAATTAATTGCCAGAAAGAAAAGCATTTACAAAGACGCTATTTATTCTGATTTAGTGGCAAAATTAGTATTGACATTACAAAACAATACAAGAATTCCCGCAGAAGGATTAAAACACGGCGGACTTTTTCCGAGTTATAATTACGAATGGTTTCATGGATTTTGGGCTTGGGACAGTTGGAAACACGCCGTTGCTGTAGCCAATTATGATTCGGAATTAGCGAAAAATCAAATGCGCGCTTTATTTGATTATCAGGAACCAAACGGATTTATTCCGGATTGTATTTACAGAAATAATCTTCTGGAAGAAAACAATTACCGAAACACTAAAGCACCGCTTGCAGCTTGGGCAATCTGGAAAATTTATGAGAAAACAAAAGACGTTAATTTCATAAAAGAGTTTTATCCAAAGCTAAAATTATATCACAATTGGTGGTACAAAGAGCGCGATCATGACCAAGATGGTTTATGTGAATTTGGCTCAACAGACGGAACCGTAATCGCTGCAAAATGGGAAAGCGGAATGGACAACGCCGTTCGTTTTGATGATAGTAAAATCCTGAAAAATGGAGAAAAAGCCTATTCATTAGATCAGGAAAGTGTTGATTTGAATTCGTTTTTATATGCTGAGAAAAATTATCTGAATAAAATGGCAGAGGTTTTAAAATTAACCGAAGAAGCTAAAAAATGGAAAGACGAAAGCGTAACTTTAAAAGCTAAAATTCAAACCCAATTTTGGGACGCCGGAACAGGTTGGTTTTACGACACAACAATTGACGGAAAAACATTGATAAAAGCAATGGGATGTGAAGGATATTTGCCAATTTGGGCAGAAGTTGCAACAGCAGAACAAGCCAAAGCAGCAAAAGCAAATATGTTGGATACAAGTTCCCTAAACACATTTGTTCCGTTACCAACATTGGCAGCAAATCATCCTAAATTTAAACCCGAAGGCGGATATTGGAGAGGACCGGTTTGGTTAGATCAAAGCTACTTTGGAATAAACGGTTTAGAGAAATACGGATACACAAAAGAAGCAAACGAATTAGCACACAAACTAATCTATAATGCCGAAGGAGTTTTGGACAAAGGCACATCAATAAGAGAAAACTATCAGCCAATTACCGGAAAAGGATTAGAAGCCTTTAGTTTTAGCTGGTCAGCGTCTCATTATTTAATGCTGCTTTTAGAGGATAAATAGTTAGATAGAATTTGGTGTAATCCCTACGGGATATTTTTACTTCGGGGGATTTCGGTTTTTTACCAACATTTAAATCCTAAAGGATTATCTCTGATTAGTCATATTATTTGGGAATATTTTAGACTAAATGGTATTCCTAAAATAAAATATCTCGTAGAGATTAAATATTGGTAACCAACAATTGAGTGTTAGTATATTGTCCCGTAGGGACTACACCAAATCAGCAACTGAAATTATTTATCTAAATTTGATTAACACAACAACATTACAAAATATGTTCAACCAAAATATATCGCTTACAAAAATAGTATTAACGGGATTGCTTATTGCAAGTTGCAATTCGGTGCCTGTTTTTGCTCAAAGCAAAAAAGCTACAGTTACAGAAAAGAAAGATCCACAGCGTTTTTTCTCAAAGCCGGATTTAATGCAAATTGGCGTTTATTATTATCCGGAACAATGGCCGAGAGAACAATGGGAACGCGATTTAAAAAACATTAAAAAACTCGGATTTGAGTTTACGCATTTTGCTGAATTTGCCTGGACTTTTATGGAACCTGAAGAAGGTAAATATGACTTTAAATGGCTGGATGATGCTTTGGCTATAGCCGAAAAACAAGGATTAAAAGTAATTCTTTGTACGCCAACGCCAACTCCGCCAGCTTGGATGGGAGAGAAGTATCCTGAGATTTATTTAGTCGATGCAAACGGTCGTCGCAGAGAACACGGAAACAGAGCAAATCAGTCTGTTTCGAATGAAAAATACAGAGAGTTTGTAGAAAAAATTGTTACAGAACTCGGAAAAAGATATGGTAAAAACAAAAACATTATGGGCTGGCAAGTGGATAACGAGCCAGGCGCGCCAGATGATTTTAGTCCGTCTGCACAAAAAGGATTTCAAAAATGGCTTAAAGCCAAATATGGAACGATCGAAAATTTGAATAAAGAATGGGTTGCAAGTTTCTGGAGCATTCGATATAACAATTTCGAGCAAATCGCAATTCCAAATGCTGAGCTTTATTCAGAAGACAAATTGAGTCCGCATGCGGTTTTAGATTTCAAAAGATATACGGCAGATTCTCAGGCAGAATATCTGAATTTACAAGCAGAAACCCTTCGTAAATATGTTGATCCAAAACAATGGATTACAACAAATTACACGAATGTAGTTTATGGTACAGATCCAAGAAGAACGGACAAAATGGATTTTGCAACCTACACAATGTATCCCGTAAGTGGAAGAAATACTCTGGGAGGTCAGAATTTTAGAATGGGACAACCTAATAAAATTTCAGAAGCCAATGATTATTACAGATCTATAAACGGCGTTACCGGCGTTATGGAAATGCAACCGGGACAAGTAAACTGGGCAAGCATAAACCCGCAATTGCTTCCGGGAACGGTTCATATGTGGATTTCTCAAGCTTTTGGCGGAGGTTGTTCTTTTACATGCACGTATAGATACAGACATCCGTTGGGAAGCAGCGAAATGTATCACGACGGAATCGTAGGAACTGACGGAGTAACTTTATCACAAGGCGGAAAAGAGTTTGTACAATCAATCGAAGACATGAAATTGCTTCGTAAAGAATACAATCCAAAAGCGGTTATTCCGGAGAATCTTTCGAAAAGAAAAACAGGATTTTTATGGAGTCATGAAAACTTATGGGATTTAGAAAACCAAAAACAAACGGAGTTTTGGAATACATGGAGACATAGAAATACATACACATCGGCAATAAAATCAACTGGTGCGCCAATGGATTTTATTACAGAAGAAGATGATTTTTCTGCTTATCCGTTTATTGTCGCTCCGGCTTATCAATTAATCGATCAGAAATTAATCGACAAATGGACAAAATATGTTGAGAATGGCGGAAACTTAATTCTTTCTTGCCGCACGGGTCAAAAAGACAAAAACGGGCATTTTTTTGAGGCTAATTGGAGCGCTCCAATCGTGCCTTTAATTGGAGCTGATGTAGAATTCTTTGATATGCTTGTAGAAGATGT is a window encoding:
- a CDS encoding trehalase family glycosidase, whose amino-acid sequence is MGKKKIFFILASLFILQNCWSQKSFPNLESAKNSINYKGNPTNATDRKSLAFSDKGAWFAFGFLEQSEVQAGFSGPFLMTEQNGVWLSPSFVSLKLKNENQQEAINWKSALVAQNSYNSHLEQEFKNEKLTVKQQLVFLSGHSVLQKTSITNTSGKTITLFPSYESNIFLDDLQLSKEGNALKIVSTKSTATGYIQFLKSNPEFEISKQGYKAQTEKLVLKPNETKEIVVAQTFIFAQYSWKNENETIAKTAFNTLLNNTQKEKEKQLAQLIARKKSIYKDAIYSDLVAKLVLTLQNNTRIPAEGLKHGGLFPSYNYEWFHGFWAWDSWKHAVAVANYDSELAKNQMRALFDYQEPNGFIPDCIYRNNLLEENNYRNTKAPLAAWAIWKIYEKTKDVNFIKEFYPKLKLYHNWWYKERDHDQDGLCEFGSTDGTVIAAKWESGMDNAVRFDDSKILKNGEKAYSLDQESVDLNSFLYAEKNYLNKMAEVLKLTEEAKKWKDESVTLKAKIQTQFWDAGTGWFYDTTIDGKTLIKAMGCEGYLPIWAEVATAEQAKAAKANMLDTSSLNTFVPLPTLAANHPKFKPEGGYWRGPVWLDQSYFGINGLEKYGYTKEANELAHKLIYNAEGVLDKGTSIRENYQPITGKGLEAFSFSWSASHYLMLLLEDK
- a CDS encoding beta-galactosidase, coding for MFNQNISLTKIVLTGLLIASCNSVPVFAQSKKATVTEKKDPQRFFSKPDLMQIGVYYYPEQWPREQWERDLKNIKKLGFEFTHFAEFAWTFMEPEEGKYDFKWLDDALAIAEKQGLKVILCTPTPTPPAWMGEKYPEIYLVDANGRRREHGNRANQSVSNEKYREFVEKIVTELGKRYGKNKNIMGWQVDNEPGAPDDFSPSAQKGFQKWLKAKYGTIENLNKEWVASFWSIRYNNFEQIAIPNAELYSEDKLSPHAVLDFKRYTADSQAEYLNLQAETLRKYVDPKQWITTNYTNVVYGTDPRRTDKMDFATYTMYPVSGRNTLGGQNFRMGQPNKISEANDYYRSINGVTGVMEMQPGQVNWASINPQLLPGTVHMWISQAFGGGCSFTCTYRYRHPLGSSEMYHDGIVGTDGVTLSQGGKEFVQSIEDMKLLRKEYNPKAVIPENLSKRKTGFLWSHENLWDLENQKQTEFWNTWRHRNTYTSAIKSTGAPMDFITEEDDFSAYPFIVAPAYQLIDQKLIDKWTKYVENGGNLILSCRTGQKDKNGHFFEANWSAPIVPLIGADVEFFDMLVEDVNGTVKTGTNTYKWNSWADVLNPKQGTEVLATYADQFYKGKAAAITRKLGKGTITYIGAESKDGNLEREVVRTIYERAKVAIEDLPRGVYVEWRDGFYVGVNYTNEPVNLPIPQGSKILVGQNPLQPAQAIIWK